The following coding sequences lie in one Treponema sp. OMZ 790 genomic window:
- a CDS encoding ABC transporter transmembrane domain-containing protein — protein MNEKEEKKTPKKVKQAGVVTRILAYAGKHKLLIYLSLFCSALSTIAMLIPYALVFYVMRDIISAYTAGVAVDVRQMMIYGGWGLAAAAVGFLLYFAALMCSHITAFNLMGNLNMRLTDTFARLPVGWHTTHASGSVRKVFEKNVHSLEGLIAHMLPDVVQNAVTPIAVLFLMFFFDWRFGLISFLPLVIAFILQGAMMAKGRKMGFMENYENALEKMNSAGTEYIRGISVVKTFNQSVHRFKDFYTSIVNYRDYVLKYSMSWENGYSIFLALLKAGFVFLVPAAVIFAGTAIQGEGYAKFLYGFIFYLSLSPVMFNMMIKIMYGSSLNMQGGDALNRIEAILNEKAAPEPEKSVMPQRFDIAFKDVVFSYKESAESTAQGTKGENTEEKTANTAADSKGSGGKAEQERADGQSEKPASHSKSD, from the coding sequence ATGAATGAAAAAGAAGAAAAAAAAACGCCTAAAAAAGTGAAACAAGCAGGAGTTGTTACCCGCATTTTGGCCTATGCAGGTAAACACAAACTTTTGATTTATTTGTCGCTTTTTTGTTCGGCACTAAGCACAATTGCTATGCTTATTCCGTATGCGCTGGTTTTTTATGTTATGCGTGACATTATTTCAGCATATACGGCAGGCGTTGCGGTCGATGTAAGACAGATGATGATTTACGGCGGATGGGGTTTAGCCGCCGCTGCCGTGGGCTTCCTCCTTTATTTTGCAGCACTGATGTGTTCGCATATTACCGCCTTCAATCTGATGGGGAATTTAAATATGCGCTTGACGGATACCTTTGCGCGCCTTCCGGTCGGCTGGCACACAACACATGCAAGCGGTTCGGTACGCAAGGTCTTTGAAAAAAACGTCCATTCGCTTGAAGGGCTTATCGCGCACATGCTTCCCGATGTCGTACAAAATGCGGTAACGCCCATTGCCGTTTTATTTTTGATGTTCTTTTTTGATTGGCGCTTCGGGCTCATTTCGTTTTTGCCGCTCGTTATTGCCTTCATATTGCAAGGGGCAATGATGGCAAAGGGACGAAAAATGGGCTTTATGGAAAACTACGAAAATGCCCTCGAAAAAATGAACAGTGCGGGAACCGAGTATATCCGCGGCATTTCGGTGGTAAAAACCTTTAATCAATCGGTACACCGTTTTAAGGACTTTTATACTTCAATTGTGAATTACCGCGATTATGTTTTAAAATATTCGATGAGCTGGGAAAACGGCTATTCGATTTTTCTTGCACTCTTAAAAGCGGGCTTTGTCTTTTTGGTACCGGCTGCCGTTATTTTTGCAGGAACGGCAATCCAAGGTGAAGGCTATGCAAAGTTTTTATACGGCTTTATTTTCTATCTTTCACTTTCGCCGGTGATGTTTAATATGATGATAAAAATCATGTACGGCTCCAGTTTGAATATGCAAGGCGGCGATGCCTTAAACCGTATCGAGGCTATTTTAAACGAAAAAGCCGCTCCGGAGCCTGAAAAGTCCGTTATGCCGCAAAGGTTCGATATTGCTTTTAAAGATGTTGTGTTCTCTTATAAAGAAAGTGCCGAAAGCACGGCGCAAGGCACAAAGGGTGAGAATACGGAAGAAAAAACCGCAAATACGGCGGCGGACTCAAAGGGAAGCGGCGGAAAGGCGGAACAGGAGCGGGCAGACGGTCAATCGGAAAAGCCTGCATCTCATTCAAAAAGCGATTGA
- a CDS encoding helix-turn-helix domain-containing protein has translation MEKDKSIKTPISSKENILKYAAKEFLKKGWEKSNIREIAKKAGLTTGAVYFHFKNKEALFDALVKNTYFDLLERQKLMYEKHFAIPITEKEKRRAVRLEGRKEMLEYAYRNFEAMKLLLCSGKGTKYEDLFDKMMNAVYEADRKAYEEYGMLQGRTHVDIELFNTIDRSFWECLFRTIKMDTPYEKAQRYVLILDDFYEAGWQKICYDPAESYALE, from the coding sequence ATGGAAAAAGATAAAAGCATAAAAACTCCGATATCATCCAAAGAAAATATTTTAAAATACGCCGCTAAAGAATTTTTAAAAAAAGGCTGGGAAAAAAGTAATATCCGCGAAATTGCAAAAAAAGCAGGTCTTACTACAGGGGCAGTTTATTTTCATTTTAAAAATAAAGAAGCTTTGTTTGATGCCTTAGTAAAGAATACATACTTTGATCTTCTGGAAAGACAAAAACTTATGTACGAAAAACATTTTGCTATTCCCATTACAGAAAAAGAAAAACGGAGAGCCGTACGCTTGGAAGGCCGGAAAGAAATGCTTGAATATGCGTACCGGAACTTTGAAGCAATGAAACTGCTTTTATGTTCAGGGAAAGGAACAAAATATGAAGACTTGTTCGATAAAATGATGAATGCCGTGTATGAGGCTGATCGCAAAGCATATGAAGAATACGGTATGCTGCAAGGCCGGACCCATGTTGATATTGAACTTTTCAACACTATCGATAGATCCTTTTGGGAATGCCTTTTCCGCACAATAAAGATGGATACTCCATACGAAAAGGCTCAGCGGTATGTTTTGATTCTGGACGATTTTTATGAGGCCGGATGGCAAAAAATTTGCTATGACCCGGCTGAAAGTTACGCTCTTGAATAA
- a CDS encoding L-cystine transporter, whose translation MNTIWIVGIVAAAFLLMYGIRYMKKLNMSFNVRVVTALAVGIIFGAILQLTIKDTALIKKAMSWITLVGSGYVRLLRMIVYPLIIVSITKSIATQKQNIGKAAGRILAVLVITVAIAALVGALTTSAFGLSAENLTAGESEIARGKAMEGRLHDFEAKPIQQQILEIIPINPFYAFSGQGSNATLATVFFSAMLGFAALFLKRSNPESAEVFIKWLNSCSDVVMRLVRMVLRITPYGVLALMINITSTSNFSEILRLIGFIGASYIAIILMFIVHGLYLLTAGLNPITFFKKSFSNLMFAFTSRSSAGALPLTISNQVNNLGVPEGIANLAGSLGTSIGQNGCAGIYPAMLAVMIAPTLGINPLAPVFLAKLIVITALGSFGIVGVGGGATFAAIIVLSSMGLPITLAGLLVAIEPLIDMGRTALNVSDSLLSGVIAAKRTGELDESIYNRKEIIIE comes from the coding sequence ATGAACACAATCTGGATAGTGGGAATTGTCGCCGCTGCATTTTTACTCATGTATGGAATTAGATACATGAAAAAACTTAATATGAGTTTTAATGTACGCGTGGTTACAGCCCTTGCCGTTGGTATCATCTTTGGCGCAATATTGCAGCTGACTATTAAGGATACGGCTTTGATCAAAAAAGCCATGAGCTGGATTACCTTAGTAGGAAGCGGTTATGTAAGATTGCTCAGAATGATTGTTTATCCCTTAATCATTGTAAGCATCACAAAATCGATTGCGACACAAAAACAAAACATCGGAAAGGCGGCTGGAAGAATTTTAGCCGTTCTCGTAATTACAGTTGCAATAGCAGCTCTTGTCGGCGCTCTTACAACTTCTGCATTCGGCTTATCGGCAGAAAACCTCACAGCAGGTGAAAGCGAAATTGCCAGAGGAAAAGCCATGGAAGGCAGACTTCACGATTTTGAAGCAAAACCCATCCAACAGCAAATTCTTGAAATTATTCCGATAAATCCTTTCTACGCATTTTCAGGACAGGGTTCAAATGCAACCCTTGCTACGGTTTTCTTTTCTGCAATGCTTGGTTTTGCAGCCCTATTCTTAAAAAGAAGCAATCCCGAGAGTGCAGAAGTATTTATTAAATGGCTTAATTCTTGTTCCGATGTTGTAATGCGGCTTGTACGTATGGTTCTCCGAATTACCCCTTACGGAGTTTTAGCCCTTATGATCAATATTACTTCTACTTCAAATTTTTCGGAAATATTGAGGCTTATCGGGTTTATAGGAGCAAGTTATATTGCAATTATTTTAATGTTCATAGTTCACGGATTATACTTGCTGACTGCCGGATTAAATCCCATTACCTTCTTTAAGAAAAGTTTTTCAAACCTTATGTTTGCATTTACATCAAGGTCTTCGGCTGGCGCTCTTCCTCTGACTATTTCAAATCAGGTAAACAACTTGGGTGTTCCCGAAGGAATAGCTAACCTTGCCGGAAGTTTAGGTACAAGTATCGGACAAAACGGTTGTGCCGGAATTTATCCTGCAATGTTGGCAGTTATGATTGCTCCTACTTTGGGTATAAATCCTTTGGCTCCGGTATTCCTTGCAAAACTCATTGTAATTACGGCATTGGGAAGTTTTGGAATTGTCGGCGTAGGAGGCGGAGCAACATTTGCCGCAATTATAGTTCTATCTTCAATGGGGCTTCCGATAACGCTTGCAGGTCTTCTTGTTGCTATTGAACCCCTCATTGATATGGGCCGAACAGCCTTAAACGTAAGCGACTCCCTTCTTTCAGGTGTAATTGCCGCAAAAAGAACGGGTGAACTGGATGAATCCATCTATAACAGAAAAGAAATAATTATCGAATAA
- a CDS encoding CC/Se motif family (seleno)protein produces the protein MNINIDSKVLDYLKKIDSKAITIDLIGCASUGVGEPQPVVSPAAPKKDKEEFNLIKSGDVDVYVKNKIKASNDTLSVKYKKVLFSEKLIVEGIVF, from the coding sequence ATGAATATAAACATTGATTCCAAAGTATTGGATTATTTGAAGAAAATTGATTCTAAAGCAATAACTATCGATCTGATAGGCTGTGCTTCCTGAGGCGTGGGAGAACCCCAGCCGGTCGTGTCACCGGCAGCGCCCAAAAAAGATAAGGAAGAGTTCAATTTAATAAAATCGGGAGATGTAGATGTTTATGTAAAAAATAAAATAAAAGCATCAAACGATACTCTTTCCGTAAAATACAAAAAAGTATTATTTTCGGAAAAATTAATTGTAGAAGGTATCGTCTTTTAA
- a CDS encoding FadR/GntR family transcriptional regulator, with protein MESEEQGLKKEKIASIIQDEILTGIFLPGQQLPPERDFAERFDVSRPVVHEALLGLQAKGLITIRPRHGCIVNDFTSFISMGLLTELYRNKQISEPEKIETGLVEFRQLILIYIIKKLIKRVLKLSLKERHHFFLPLNNKILFSLPEDIETSAIEDFEFYRTLIELSDSPIFLLTFETAKEIYKHQFKQFLCEDLSYADKIPEYKQLFFNALVEADEERALRIMAQLTRPETYRDGAYHK; from the coding sequence ATGGAATCGGAGGAGCAGGGCTTAAAAAAAGAAAAAATAGCCTCAATTATTCAAGATGAAATTTTGACTGGTATCTTTTTACCGGGGCAACAGCTGCCGCCCGAACGGGATTTTGCAGAAAGATTTGACGTATCTAGGCCTGTAGTGCATGAAGCTCTTCTCGGGCTTCAAGCCAAGGGGCTTATAACAATCCGTCCTCGCCACGGGTGCATTGTAAACGATTTTACCTCATTTATATCGATGGGGCTTTTAACCGAGCTTTATCGAAACAAACAAATATCCGAACCCGAAAAAATTGAAACAGGTCTTGTCGAATTCAGGCAGCTTATTTTGATATACATTATAAAAAAACTTATAAAACGAGTTTTAAAATTATCGTTAAAAGAACGGCATCATTTTTTTCTCCCTTTAAACAATAAGATTCTTTTTTCTCTGCCTGAAGATATTGAAACCTCAGCAATTGAAGACTTTGAATTTTACCGAACCCTGATAGAATTATCGGACAGCCCTATTTTTCTACTAACCTTTGAAACAGCAAAAGAAATTTATAAACACCAATTTAAACAGTTTTTATGTGAAGACCTTTCCTATGCAGATAAAATTCCGGAATACAAACAGCTTTTTTTTAATGCTCTGGTCGAAGCAGATGAAGAAAGGGCTTTACGGATAATGGCACAATTAACCCGGCCCGAAACCTATAGGGATGGAGCTTATCATAAATAA
- a CDS encoding NAD(P)/FAD-dependent oxidoreductase codes for MKNEDFNKKLLRLQKKLKRLKLDERVKISLDVKSVVLEGDVSSMEERMTAGYAAARCGFKGVVNDLTINGKGEEPMRLPKIKDSILAGRDFDAVIIGGGVIGCAIARELSRCDLKIALFEKESDVAMQASGHNDGMIHPGFADNPKKIKGKLNTRGNRMYTKISEELGFEINRCGSFFLFYHPVFKLLIPLMKRRCRLNGVDGDYGYRSQKEVKKMDPFMTDKNYGGLWLPSAGVASPMKVTVCYAENACQNGAEFFFNTALIGVKKEGTAVTELITSRGTCRTKLLINAAGVWADKVAGLAGDRFFSIHARKGTDAILDKRLKGLQKTCSAMPSLLRLRKGHSKGGGIMPCVEGNLLIGPNALEVMDREDFSTRPEAFEEIKKHLKLNSKVSPSDIITYYSGTRACTWEEDFIVEASERVDNLVHAAGIQSPGFASAPAIAEDIVKISVSILKKKMDVNLKENFLPIRKAMKPVSEMETEERKLLIEKNPQYGKIICRCEQVSEGEIRDAVNNPLNVFTLDAIKRRVRAGAGRCHGGFCTPHILKIIAEEKGIPVEKITKKGEGSELVQPIENFE; via the coding sequence ATGAAAAATGAGGATTTTAATAAAAAACTTTTACGCTTACAAAAAAAATTAAAGCGGCTTAAGCTCGATGAAAGAGTTAAAATTTCACTTGACGTAAAATCCGTTGTTTTAGAAGGCGATGTTTCTTCGATGGAAGAAAGAATGACGGCCGGCTATGCTGCTGCCCGCTGCGGGTTTAAGGGAGTCGTAAACGATCTAACTATAAACGGCAAAGGTGAAGAACCCATGCGCCTTCCCAAAATAAAGGATTCTATTTTAGCGGGCAGGGACTTTGATGCCGTAATCATAGGCGGGGGTGTTATAGGCTGTGCCATAGCCCGCGAACTTTCACGCTGCGATTTAAAAATCGCCCTCTTTGAAAAAGAAAGCGATGTTGCAATGCAGGCATCGGGGCACAATGACGGAATGATTCATCCGGGCTTTGCAGATAATCCTAAAAAGATAAAGGGCAAGCTGAACACACGCGGCAACAGAATGTACACAAAGATTTCAGAAGAACTGGGGTTTGAAATAAACCGCTGCGGCAGTTTTTTTCTTTTTTATCATCCGGTTTTTAAATTGCTCATTCCGCTTATGAAAAGAAGATGCCGCCTAAACGGAGTGGATGGAGATTACGGCTACCGCTCCCAAAAAGAAGTAAAAAAAATGGATCCCTTTATGACCGATAAAAACTACGGAGGCCTATGGCTTCCCTCGGCGGGGGTTGCTTCGCCCATGAAGGTTACCGTTTGTTATGCCGAAAACGCTTGTCAAAACGGAGCGGAATTCTTTTTTAACACAGCCCTAATCGGTGTCAAAAAAGAAGGCACAGCCGTAACAGAACTTATAACCAGCCGCGGAACCTGCCGGACAAAACTTTTAATAAACGCTGCCGGAGTTTGGGCAGACAAGGTTGCAGGTCTTGCAGGCGACAGATTTTTTTCGATCCATGCACGCAAGGGAACGGATGCCATCCTCGATAAGAGGCTAAAGGGCTTACAAAAAACGTGCTCCGCCATGCCGAGCCTTTTAAGACTGCGGAAAGGGCACTCAAAGGGCGGAGGTATAATGCCCTGTGTTGAAGGCAACCTCCTCATAGGCCCCAACGCCCTAGAGGTTATGGACAGGGAGGACTTTTCTACAAGACCCGAAGCCTTTGAAGAAATAAAAAAACACTTAAAGCTAAACTCAAAGGTTTCACCTTCCGACATAATAACCTACTACAGCGGAACAAGGGCCTGCACATGGGAAGAAGATTTTATCGTTGAAGCTTCCGAACGAGTCGATAACTTGGTACACGCTGCAGGAATTCAGTCCCCCGGCTTTGCTTCCGCTCCGGCCATTGCAGAGGACATCGTAAAGATTTCCGTTTCAATCTTAAAGAAAAAAATGGACGTAAACTTAAAAGAGAATTTTTTGCCGATCAGGAAAGCTATGAAGCCGGTTTCCGAAATGGAAACTGAGGAAAGAAAACTTTTAATCGAAAAAAATCCCCAATACGGAAAAATCATCTGCCGCTGCGAACAGGTAAGCGAGGGCGAAATAAGGGATGCGGTGAACAATCCTTTAAACGTATTCACCCTTGATGCAATTAAAAGAAGGGTAAGGGCCGGAGCCGGCAGATGTCACGGAGGCTTTTGTACTCCCCATATCTTAAAAATTATTGCGGAAGAAAAAGGCATCCCCGTTGAAAAGATCACAAAGAAGGGAGAGGGTTCCGAGCTTGTTCAGCCGATAGAAAACTTTGAATAA
- a CDS encoding ABC transporter ATP-binding protein: MKLSLIKMSVLNSLRAGKAYFVFTIFVSIIDGLSFGFVTKATFNFFSYLESSNSQMFDKMFLLHLSIFVFSIAFNFFINGFINYLIEINAKKVSGYVNFLLHKKLVRKPLIFFDSAHNIERSNLAREGAFISGYVAMIIVMTFTSTIPAIVSMSYYLFTFDIILGFSFLAIIIPNFIIFKYQLLNYENETDALAQARHRKSYTEKMIISKEFFKETRTLNIVSFLLKKYKKISEDVEDLHIDIKKQNLKIDLKVKSLNFIFYFLLFGYSIYLVFSQKISIASFGTVFATSGTLIFIIENIFDNDFSVIRDAGAELKALEVLINETEKQKHEVKITEPPEIEVKNICFSYPDSEMEVLHNLNFVIPKGTTLAIVGENGSGKTTLSKLLLGLYEPSKGRIMINGKNTADNCFLQGISSLSQNFITYNASLKENIEISDLRKKDDKKIDNLLDCLTMNGKKKAIDKNTMLGPEFNGTALSKGQEQCLALARSLYPDSYFICLDEPTSALDPEAEAFIISTMQKIVENKTAIVITHRLALAKKADLILFLKKGEMTEFGDFDSLMKKKGEFYNLFQGQSKWYV; encoded by the coding sequence ATGAAGTTAAGTTTAATAAAAATGTCTGTTTTAAATTCTCTGCGTGCAGGGAAAGCATATTTTGTTTTTACCATATTTGTATCAATCATTGACGGATTGAGTTTTGGTTTTGTAACAAAGGCAACATTCAACTTTTTTTCGTATCTTGAAAGTTCAAATTCTCAAATGTTTGATAAAATGTTTCTTTTACATTTAAGTATTTTTGTTTTTTCAATTGCTTTTAATTTTTTCATTAACGGATTTATAAATTACCTTATTGAAATAAATGCAAAAAAAGTTTCAGGCTATGTTAATTTTTTACTGCATAAAAAATTAGTCCGTAAGCCTCTTATTTTCTTTGATTCGGCTCATAATATTGAAAGATCAAATTTAGCTAGAGAAGGAGCTTTTATTTCAGGTTATGTTGCAATGATAATTGTTATGACCTTTACTTCTACAATACCTGCAATAGTGTCAATGTCATATTATTTATTTACGTTTGATATTATATTAGGCTTTAGTTTTCTTGCAATAATTATTCCCAATTTTATTATATTTAAGTATCAGCTTTTAAATTATGAAAATGAAACGGATGCCTTGGCTCAAGCCCGTCATAGAAAGTCTTATACCGAAAAAATGATTATTTCAAAAGAATTTTTTAAAGAAACCAGAACCTTGAATATAGTTTCATTTTTATTAAAAAAATATAAAAAAATTTCTGAAGATGTAGAAGATCTTCACATTGATATTAAAAAACAAAACTTAAAAATAGATTTAAAAGTAAAGAGTTTGAATTTTATCTTTTATTTTTTGCTTTTTGGATATTCAATATATTTGGTATTTAGCCAAAAAATTTCAATCGCAAGTTTTGGAACCGTTTTTGCAACATCAGGAACTCTTATTTTTATTATTGAGAATATATTCGATAATGATTTTTCCGTAATACGCGATGCAGGTGCAGAACTTAAAGCTCTTGAAGTTTTGATAAATGAAACCGAAAAGCAAAAACATGAAGTAAAAATTACTGAACCGCCTGAAATTGAAGTAAAAAATATTTGCTTCTCTTATCCCGATTCCGAAATGGAAGTTTTGCATAATTTAAATTTTGTAATTCCTAAAGGGACAACTCTTGCTATTGTAGGAGAAAACGGATCAGGTAAAACAACTCTTTCAAAATTACTCTTAGGCTTGTATGAACCTTCAAAGGGCCGTATTATGATTAACGGTAAAAATACCGCCGATAATTGTTTTTTACAAGGCATTTCTTCATTAAGTCAAAATTTTATTACGTATAACGCAAGTTTAAAAGAAAATATTGAAATATCGGATCTTCGAAAAAAAGACGATAAAAAAATAGATAATCTTTTAGACTGTCTGACAATGAACGGAAAAAAGAAAGCTATAGATAAAAATACTATGCTTGGGCCTGAGTTTAACGGAACGGCTCTCTCGAAAGGACAAGAACAATGCTTGGCTCTTGCCCGCTCTTTATATCCCGATTCTTATTTTATTTGTCTTGATGAACCGACCTCAGCTTTAGATCCCGAAGCCGAAGCTTTTATAATTTCAACTATGCAAAAAATAGTAGAAAATAAAACGGCTATTGTAATTACGCATCGGTTGGCTTTGGCAAAAAAGGCAGACCTTATCCTATTTTTAAAAAAAGGTGAAATGACGGAGTTCGGCGATTTTGACTCTCTTATGAAAAAAAAGGGCGAGTTTTATAATCTTTTTCAAGGTCAATCAAAATGGTATGTTTAA
- a CDS encoding ABC transporter ATP-binding protein: MKKNRIITFLTIPFKISPSYFFIKFFQLIFNGFYPLLEVLAFTFLTDSVIELKKGGEIEWQIGLAVILFFSLIFFNYFFDLFIRRISYKQVKKINLALETGFISKISRLEYYYIENGELYDKINLIKKEILKGFIQKHNQLLSIFKILFQLISIIIIVFSVMGIKGLIILAGIAAVILISDYNGKKNYTQKKEDAFLDRMCDYYSDILCQGEFGQEKLIYNYGDALNNKYRKLNKTLIQHEKKTKLKNILRLESSSFLTMLIFIYFLIELSLKVKSNLISIGFLIASIKQLSSFLNIIRWDLYSVLEIKSELSNYLKDFNEFESFNEVENNEAVFIDKIKSLNIKKLSFAYPYSQKIILHDINYDFQLNKSYAIVGENGCGKTTFIKLLLGLYKNYSGEILLNGNELKTLSSKSISEHFAAVFQDYGKYYLNLIENIQIGNPKASISEIQNAVNLFSLNGIDTEFVLRKGDDKSVNLSGGQWQNIAMARNFISNAKIVIFDEPTAALSPSQESKIYSFLKDIIKNKTAVFISHRLGITPLVDKIIVLKDGTIAESGSHNDLIQKNGIYAQMYNTQKELYS; encoded by the coding sequence ATGAAAAAAAATAGAATCATAACATTTTTAACAATTCCTTTTAAAATAAGCCCGTCTTATTTTTTTATTAAGTTTTTTCAATTAATTTTTAACGGCTTTTATCCGCTTTTAGAAGTTTTAGCTTTTACTTTTTTGACGGATAGTGTGATAGAACTTAAAAAAGGCGGAGAAATCGAATGGCAAATAGGTTTAGCAGTCATATTATTTTTCTCGCTTATCTTTTTTAATTATTTTTTTGATCTTTTTATAAGACGTATTAGCTATAAGCAGGTAAAAAAGATAAATCTAGCGTTAGAAACCGGATTTATAAGCAAAATAAGCAGATTGGAATATTATTATATTGAAAACGGTGAACTGTACGATAAAATTAATTTAATAAAAAAAGAAATTTTAAAAGGCTTTATTCAAAAACATAATCAACTGCTTTCTATATTTAAAATTTTATTTCAACTAATATCAATTATAATAATTGTATTCTCGGTTATGGGGATAAAGGGACTTATTATTTTGGCGGGCATTGCTGCCGTTATCTTAATTTCAGATTATAACGGGAAAAAGAATTACACTCAAAAAAAAGAAGATGCTTTTTTAGACCGCATGTGCGATTATTATTCCGATATTCTTTGTCAAGGTGAATTCGGACAAGAAAAATTAATTTATAATTACGGCGATGCTCTAAATAATAAATACCGTAAACTGAATAAAACTTTAATTCAACATGAAAAAAAGACAAAGTTAAAAAATATTTTGCGCTTGGAGTCATCAAGTTTTTTAACAATGCTTATTTTTATTTATTTTTTAATTGAGCTTTCATTAAAAGTAAAATCAAATCTTATTTCTATCGGTTTTTTAATCGCAAGTATAAAACAATTATCATCTTTTTTAAATATAATCCGTTGGGATCTATATTCTGTTCTCGAAATAAAATCGGAATTATCGAATTACTTAAAAGATTTTAACGAATTTGAATCATTTAACGAAGTAGAAAATAATGAAGCTGTTTTTATTGATAAGATTAAAAGTTTAAATATAAAAAAATTAAGCTTTGCTTATCCTTATTCACAGAAAATAATTTTGCATGATATTAACTATGATTTTCAATTAAATAAATCTTATGCAATTGTAGGGGAAAACGGCTGCGGTAAAACAACATTTATAAAACTTCTTTTAGGCCTTTATAAAAATTATTCGGGTGAGATTTTATTAAATGGTAATGAATTAAAAACATTAAGTTCTAAATCCATATCCGAACATTTTGCTGCCGTATTCCAAGATTACGGTAAATACTATTTAAACTTAATTGAAAATATACAAATAGGTAATCCAAAAGCGTCCATATCGGAAATTCAAAATGCTGTCAATTTATTTTCATTAAACGGAATTGATACGGAATTTGTTTTGAGAAAAGGGGATGATAAATCGGTAAATCTTTCGGGAGGACAATGGCAAAATATTGCGATGGCTAGAAATTTTATAAGCAATGCAAAGATAGTTATCTTTGATGAGCCGACTGCCGCTTTAAGTCCATCGCAAGAATCTAAAATTTATAGTTTTTTAAAAGATATAATAAAAAACAAAACGGCTGTTTTTATAAGTCATCGACTGGGCATTACTCCGCTTGTAGATAAAATAATAGTATTAAAGGATGGAACTATTGCTGAATCTGGTTCACATAATGATTTAATTCAAAAAAACGGAATTTATGCTCAAATGTACAATACACAAAAGGAGTTATATTCATGA